The DNA window GGCAAGCAACTGCTGATCACCCGCGGTGCGCTGACGACGTTCTCGGTCTGCAACGACGTCGCTAAATACTTTGTCGCGATCCCGGCGATGGTGCATGCCGTCTATCCGGAGTTGGGAGCGATCGACATTCTCAACCTGCACAACCCGCACACCGCGATCCTTTCCGCGGTGATCTTCAACGCGATCATCATCGTGCTGATGATCCCGCTGGCGTTGCGCGGTGTTCGCGTCAAGGCGATGGGTGCCACCGCGATGCTGCGCCGGAACGTGCTGATCTACGGGGTCGGCGGACTGATCACTCCGTTCGTGCTCATCAAACTGATCGACATCGGCATCGTCGCACCGTTAGGCATCCACTAATGCTGCGCGCGCAACTGGTTCCGGCAGTAGTGCTCACGGCGCTGGCCAGCCTGGTGCTGGGCGTTGCCTACCCGCTCGCCACCTACAGCATCGGGCAACTGGCCTTCCGCCACCAGGCCGACGGCTCGCTGATCAGCCGCGACAACCAGGTCGTCGGCTCGAGCCTGCTCGGTCAATCGTTCACAGACGCCCACGGTAACCCGCTGCCCGAGTACTTCCAGCCCCGGCCGTCAGCCGCGGGAGACGGCTACGACGCCACCGCCAGCGCGGCCAGCAACCTCGGCCCCAGCGATCCCAGGCTGCTCGCTGTCATCCGTGAAAGAGCCGCTGCCTACCGCGCGTTCAACCACTTGCCCGGCGATGCGGCCGTGCCCGTCGACGCGGTGACCGCCTCGGGGTCTGGTCTCGATCCGGATATCTCGGTGGCCAACGCCGAATTGCAGTCACCGCGCGTCGCCGCCGCTCGGCATCTGCCGCCCGAAACTGTGGCAGCGCTAGTGCGCGGCCACACCACTGGCCGTGCGCTGGGCTTCCTGGGGGAGACCGTGGTCAATGTCGTCATGCTCAACCTTGCGCTCGATCGACTGCAGCCGCGGCCACACTGACGATTACTATTGCGGCGCCGTCCGAACCGATTTCCGTGCGCAGCGACGCGTCGATTGCCTCGAGCAGATCGCGTGCCGCCTCAACGGTGAAGAGTTCGACGCGACCATCGCCCAGTCCTGGCTCGGGGTGGCCCGCCTGGAACCGGATTTCCACCCGGTCACCGCGCAGCGCCGCGGCGATCGTCGGTCTGTCACCCGGCGAACTGAGCCGAATCGCGTTGGCGGCCAAGGCCGTTACCACCCGGGTGAGCACCGCAGCGTCGGAGATCACATTGGGTAAGTCTTCTGGCAGCATGACGTCCACCGCGTGGTGACCAGGGCCGAGTTCGTCGAGCGCAGCAGTCACCACCTCCGCGACATCCACCTGACGAATACGCACATCCAACGCGCCGGCCCGGGCCCTCGCCACATCATCTAGTTGCTTCGCCAGGACGCCGATCCGGTCCACCGCACGCTCCAGCGTGTCGATCAGCTCACCCTCCCGCGCCACAGCGGGTATCGCGCGTAGCCCCGCGACGGCCCGCTTGGCGGAGTCGACCCCCTCGGCAAGGGCGCGACCGGCGGCGGCGGCCAGCGCTGTTCGGGTGCGCTCGGTATCGGCCTGCTGTTCGGCGCCGGCAGCGCGCTGGCTGAGCCTGCGCTGGCCCAGATACTCGGCGACCTGCGCCGCGCACGCGGTGAAAATCTCCTGGTCAGCTGCCGATAACGCCGCGCCACGGCCGACGACCAGCGATGAAGCATCCAGCTCCGCTTGCACCGTGGCCTGCTCAGGCAACTCCGGGGGCCGATTACCACAGCTGGCGGTGAGAACCCAGCCGCCTTTGTCACCGGGTTGGCCATGCGGCGCGCCCGTCCGGCGTTCCAGCACGCTCAACCCCTCCAACCCGAACGTCTCACGGACCAAATCCAACAACTGGGGAAGATCGCCTTCCCCGCGCAGCAGTGCCTCGGCCATCGACGTCAGCACCGCAGCCTCGGCGCTTGATCGGGCGGCCAGCCGACGGCGTCGTGCGCTGACTTCTACCGTCCAGCTCACCAGCACCGCCACCGCCACATACACAACCAGCGCCACAGCATCGTTGAACAGCGCGATTCGGAGCGAATACAGCGGGCGGGTCAGAAAGAAATCCGCGGCCGCCACCGAGACCACCGCGGCGACCAGCGCCGGATACCACCCTCCCACCACCGCGATCAGGACGATCAAGAGCAGGTAGACCAACAAATCACTCGGCAGGCTCAGCCGGGACCGGAGCAGCCCCAACAGGATTGTCACCGCCGGCAACAACACCGCCATCAGTGCCAGCGCCTGCAACCTCCGACCCAGACTGACACCGCTTAGCTGCGGGAGCCGCGCCGCAAACCTTGCCGGCGTCCTATCGGTCACCACGTGCACATCCAAGGTGGCATCGAGCCGAGACAGCCTGCGGGACACCACTTCCCGGCCGGTCAGAATTCTCCGGCCGGCGCTCTGACGGCTGACGCCGATCACCATCTGCGTGGCGTTTTCGTGTCGCGCGAATTGGACTAGCGCACTACTGACGTCGGCGCCAACTACCTGATGCCAACTGCCGCCCAGCCCCTTGATCAACAAGCGCAGCGTGGCCAATGCGGCCGGGTCGGCCCCCAAACGTCCGTCACTGCGCGCCACATGAACGGCCATCAGATCGCTTCCCGGTGTGCGGGCGGACAGACGCGCGGCCCGCCGAATCAGCCCGTCGCTTTCCGGGCCGCCCGATACGCCCACCACGATGCGCTCCCGGGCCTCCCAGCTGGCGCTGATGCCGTGCTCGCTGCGGTAACGGCGCAAGCCCTCATCAACTCGATCGGCTACCCACAGCAGCGCCAGTTCCCGCAGCCCGGTAAGATTACCCGGCCGAAAATAGTGTGACAGCGCCGCGTCGATGCGGTCGGGCGGATAGATGTCACCGGCAACCATGCGTCGGCGCAACGCTTCTGGCGACAAGTCCACCAGTTCCAGCTCGTCGGCCTGACGCACCACCGCATCGGGCACCGTTTCGCGCTGCTCCACACCCGTCATTTCGGTCAGCACATCGCCCAACGACTCCAGATGCTGAATGTTGAGGGTCGTGAGCACGTCAATTCCGGCGTCGAGTAACTCCTGAACGTCCCGCCAGCGTTTCGGATTGCGGGAACCGGGAGCGTTCGTGTGCGCCAGTTCGTCGACCAACGCTAATTGCGGACGGCGAGCCAGCACCGCATCCACATCCATTTCCGGCAGCACCCCACCCCGGTGCCGGACGTAACGTCGGGGCACCACTTCCAGTCCGTCAACCAGCTGCTGCGTGGCTCGTCGGCCGTGGGGCTCGACGAAGCCGATTACGCAGTCGACACCCCGTCTGCCCTGGCGGTGCCCTTCGAGCAGCATCTCGTAGGTCTTGCCGACCCCCGGAGCAGCACCCAGGTACACACGGAGCCGTCCCCGTGCCATCTAGCAGCCGATTTCTGCGACTGTGCCGGCGTGGCCGTCCACGCGCATCAGCGTAAACCGGCTCACCACTGCGGCGGAGAGCTCCGGAGAAGAGCGGTTCTTAGGCCCGCGGCTTTGATCTCGAGGCCGATGTGCACTTTGCCGATGCCGACGCCGCGATCGAGTGCGCATATAACCACCAGGCGTGGTACCAATACCTCTTGAGCACTGCGTTGTAAACCCGCCGCGTTTCCGACTTCGGCAGGACCCGGACGGTCGGCGAGTTTCATCAATGCTCGGGACTACGGCGTTTCGGCCGACATCAGCCATGCGACCGTGGACGACGGAGGGTTCTGAGCTGCTTCCGAAAGTGCTCGGGGTGCGAACCGTTCAACTGCGACCGATAGCCATGAACCGGGGCAATCGAGAGCGCGATCTATCGCCACGCGATTGACCCTCACCGCGAAGCATGGTAGCCGCACACCTGAGGAGCGCGACCGCGCGCAGCGTTTGACCATGCAATGGGCCTCAACAGGGTCGCGATCGGCGCAACTCAACAACGCCGCCTCCACGGCGGCCGGCATCTGATGCGGACACCGCACCGGCCGATGCGACCGGGCCACCAGCTCCTCAAGGCCCGAGGCCTCATAGCGAGCCAACCAGGAGTGCACGTCTGACGCGACACCCCAACCTTCTGGGTAACCTGCGAAATCGACAACCCATCGCTGATCACCGCCAACACGGCCTGATACCTCTGCTCGGCCACGGTTAACTCCCTCATCTAGGGAGTGTCAAGGATCAGCCGAAGCAACTGTCAACCATCAGCCGAAACACTGTCAGGCATCACCCGAAGGCGAAATGTCAAGCATCAACCGACGTCATACATTATTTAGTAGGGCGGGCGGGGCTCGAACCCGCGACCAACGGATTATGAGCCCTGCTGACCTGCGAAAATCCGGCCAATCTAGAGGCCTTGCAGCGCGTTTGAGTGATTCATTTTGCAGCTTTAAATCCATTGTCTTTCAATAGCTTTCACTGATTGACGGCATTCAATCGCAAGTGTTGAACCATCGTTACAGGTCAGACCCGGCAGAGCCGGTGTGCTGCCCGAGTGCTGCCCGCCCTGGTCGCCGATGAGGTTTGCTGGCTGGATGTGCTCTGGTTGGCGTAATAGCAAATCGGGTCTTCGATACGTCCGACCTTGTTATCATGCGGAAATGGATGACCGGCTACAAGAGCTAATGGACGGCACTACCGGCCATTTTTGGACCAAAATAGACGAGGTGCTGAATCTAGCCGAAGCCGCAAACGGGCATGTTGAGCTGAAAGACGATGACCTATTGCATATCGAAACACTGACAAGCTTGGATTTCATGCGCAGTGTGCATGCCCTATCATCCACGGCTGGCAGAGAGATCCCCAGCACGATTTACGGAGCTACGAAACCTGCGGCCGCAGTATTCTATGATTTGGCTGGGTACAGCTCAAACAGGGTTATTGGAGGTGCAAGAGCATCCTCGGCAGTGTATCGAGCTCGCGCAGTTCTATGCGGCGTGAATCTTCGCAATATTGCTAGTGATAAGCTAACAAGAATGCTCGTCACAATTCCAAACGTGATGAATTGGGCCGGAATTGGTGGCGTAGTTGCGAAAATCGGAAAAGATGATATCGGACGATCGAAGTCTATAGATGCGACAGCTCGCCAAGCAAATAAAAGAATAGCGCCCAAACGGCATGGTATTACCTTGTCGTTTTCGTCGCACTGGTCTGTACAAGGCCCTGATGACGTGCGATTGCTCAAGAATCCATTGGCGGTAGTTACCGAAAGTGACAAACCGAAAGCCTGGTGGGACCTTTTAGAACCGATTCTTGCGGTACAAGACCTGATCAACATGGCATATCAGGGCTTTGTTGTGGCCGACGACGCGACTGCTGACATTGATGTCAAGGAGGAAGATCCGTACAGAAGATCACCTGAACTTTGGCTGAGCCGAATGATGACCGTTCCTGCTGGCAGTAAAGTTCCGAAATCCATGACCGAATTCCCCGTTTTCAATCTTCCGCAGATTGGGGGGATTAGAGGTGTAGATGGCTGGATAGAGCTAACGCGCAAGTATGGCCGCGCCACTGGCCCCATTAGCAAAATCTACCGTTTTGGTAGTGGTTTAGCCGCCGAAACGCGTTGCATGGAAATTGCCGCTGCGATTGACTATTGGTCTGAAATCCACCGTCGAGCCGGTTTGGCTTGGGCTCATAAGTCAAAGGGGACTCTTACAGAGGTGCTAGCGAAATTTGCAGGATCGGCATTTGAAGAGTTTGTCGGTGATATAAAAGTGTGGTCAAAGATATTCCGGCATACAAATAACCAGATCAAACATGAGCCAGTTTTCTCATACGATCCAGACGATGTGTTCACTATCGCGCGCTCAGCAGAGATACTACTTCAATCCGCGCTGTTAAACCGCATCGCGCGGAATAAGAAAATGACCGATATAGTCTGTGACAGCCATCGCAACTACAATGTTGGCGTTGATGTGAGAAAAATAGTTGAACGCGGCCATCTATGATGGTCCATCTTCTATGATCGGGTCGGCAACATAGTGACCACAGTGCAGCACAGCCCGGCGTCGGCAAAGAAAACAGCGATGTGGAAACTCCAGACGAAGATTAAGAAGACAGAGGCAACTAGGGATGAACATGTCATGGCTTGAGTTCACATCTCAAATGACATCAACGCTAAGCTGGCCAATTGTTGCGCTTGCAACCATAGTGCTGCTCAAATCGCAACTCAGGAAGGCGGCCGAAGCGATCGTCAACCTCATCGATAACCTAGCAGAACTTGAATTCCCAGGGGGCAAAGCAAGGTTCAAGAAGAAAGTTAAAGAATTAGCGAAAGCTACTGATACTCTGAAAGACGAGACCTCGGAGGCTACACAACCGAGCCGTTCACAAGAAATAACTCTGCCACCAGAAACTACCAGTCAGCGCGTCACCAAGTATCAGCAACTTGCAGAACTTGACCCGCGGGCCGCGGTATTGCTTCCATTCGGTGATCTCGAGTCTTTAATCCGGCAGAAGTTTAAGCAGATGTATCCGGATAAGCCCTCTAACTTTCCGTTTAGTAGACTCGTCGAGACATTACAAGAAGACGGACATTTGCAAGACGATACAGCCAGCATGCTGAGGCAAATGAACACAGTTCGAAACGAAGTCGCGCATAAGTCTCAGATCGAGCCAGAGCTGGCGGATCTCTTCATCGAGTCAGTGGGCAATATGATTGGATACCTGCTGCTAACTGACTTCTTCAAAGAAGCCAGGACGGTTGACTAGAGATGTCCGCGTATCCACTCCAAGGTTGGCGGGTGACGCAACAACCGAACAGGCTAAGCGTTCCGGCGCTCTAACGGCACGACGTTCGATTGCGCCGCAACAGGGCGGGCCAGACCGGCAGGCTGCGAAACGTC is part of the Mycobacterium mantenii genome and encodes:
- the kdpC gene encoding K(+)-transporting ATPase subunit C, whose translation is MRAQLVPAVVLTALASLVLGVAYPLATYSIGQLAFRHQADGSLISRDNQVVGSSLLGQSFTDAHGNPLPEYFQPRPSAAGDGYDATASAASNLGPSDPRLLAVIRERAAAYRAFNHLPGDAAVPVDAVTASGSGLDPDISVANAELQSPRVAAARHLPPETVAALVRGHTTGRALGFLGETVVNVVMLNLALDRLQPRPH
- a CDS encoding DUF4118 domain-containing protein, with amino-acid sequence MARGRLRVYLGAAPGVGKTYEMLLEGHRQGRRGVDCVIGFVEPHGRRATQQLVDGLEVVPRRYVRHRGGVLPEMDVDAVLARRPQLALVDELAHTNAPGSRNPKRWRDVQELLDAGIDVLTTLNIQHLESLGDVLTEMTGVEQRETVPDAVVRQADELELVDLSPEALRRRMVAGDIYPPDRIDAALSHYFRPGNLTGLRELALLWVADRVDEGLRRYRSEHGISASWEARERIVVGVSGGPESDGLIRRAARLSARTPGSDLMAVHVARSDGRLGADPAALATLRLLIKGLGGSWHQVVGADVSSALVQFARHENATQMVIGVSRQSAGRRILTGREVVSRRLSRLDATLDVHVVTDRTPARFAARLPQLSGVSLGRRLQALALMAVLLPAVTILLGLLRSRLSLPSDLLVYLLLIVLIAVVGGWYPALVAAVVSVAAADFFLTRPLYSLRIALFNDAVALVVYVAVAVLVSWTVEVSARRRRLAARSSAEAAVLTSMAEALLRGEGDLPQLLDLVRETFGLEGLSVLERRTGAPHGQPGDKGGWVLTASCGNRPPELPEQATVQAELDASSLVVGRGAALSAADQEIFTACAAQVAEYLGQRRLSQRAAGAEQQADTERTRTALAAAAGRALAEGVDSAKRAVAGLRAIPAVAREGELIDTLERAVDRIGVLAKQLDDVARARAGALDVRIRQVDVAEVVTAALDELGPGHHAVDVMLPEDLPNVISDAAVLTRVVTALAANAIRLSSPGDRPTIAAALRGDRVEIRFQAGHPEPGLGDGRVELFTVEAARDLLEAIDASLRTEIGSDGAAIVIVSVAAAAVDRAQG
- a CDS encoding ApeA N-terminal domain 1-containing protein, whose amino-acid sequence is MDDRLQELMDGTTGHFWTKIDEVLNLAEAANGHVELKDDDLLHIETLTSLDFMRSVHALSSTAGREIPSTIYGATKPAAAVFYDLAGYSSNRVIGGARASSAVYRARAVLCGVNLRNIASDKLTRMLVTIPNVMNWAGIGGVVAKIGKDDIGRSKSIDATARQANKRIAPKRHGITLSFSSHWSVQGPDDVRLLKNPLAVVTESDKPKAWWDLLEPILAVQDLINMAYQGFVVADDATADIDVKEEDPYRRSPELWLSRMMTVPAGSKVPKSMTEFPVFNLPQIGGIRGVDGWIELTRKYGRATGPISKIYRFGSGLAAETRCMEIAAAIDYWSEIHRRAGLAWAHKSKGTLTEVLAKFAGSAFEEFVGDIKVWSKIFRHTNNQIKHEPVFSYDPDDVFTIARSAEILLQSALLNRIARNKKMTDIVCDSHRNYNVGVDVRKIVERGHL
- a CDS encoding DUF4145 domain-containing protein; its protein translation is MSWLEFTSQMTSTLSWPIVALATIVLLKSQLRKAAEAIVNLIDNLAELEFPGGKARFKKKVKELAKATDTLKDETSEATQPSRSQEITLPPETTSQRVTKYQQLAELDPRAAVLLPFGDLESLIRQKFKQMYPDKPSNFPFSRLVETLQEDGHLQDDTASMLRQMNTVRNEVAHKSQIEPELADLFIESVGNMIGYLLLTDFFKEARTVD